The nucleotide window GTCTTAATGACTCTGTGAAGTAGATGGGACCCCGGCAGCAGCTACAACAACTCACCATGTCAAGAAATAGTTTGAAAGCCTTAGGATGAATGCCAGTGTAGGGAAGAAAAGGCAGGGTAGCACATGCAAGCTCTCTGATCTCCAGCCTGTTTCTTTGTGTGGATAAGCATCTCGTTCACACATACAGGatctgctctgcactgcagcagcttgcTGAGGAATTTCAGGAGAGGCATCGTGTGTCTTTTAAAGTGTCTTATGGACTTACTTCTTTTCATGTGTATATTGTCTGCAGCCTATTACCTTACAGGGATGGCGGCAGAGATCATTTACAAACCAGAGAACAAATTTCTCCTCTTGCACCTCTTAACCCACAAATGGCAAACGGGGAATGCGGTGACTGAGCCAGGACTGGGTTGGCCGGCTCCGCATTCAACACGTGTTTTGCCCTCCCCTTGCAGGTTACTTTGACGCCCATTCCCTGGCCATGGATTTCATGAGCATCGGCTTCCGGGAGTGCTTGACAGAAGTGGCGAGGTACTTGACTTCGGTGGAAGGCCTGGACACGTCCGACCCGCTGCGCGTCAGGCTCGTGTCTCACCTGAGCACCTGCGCCTCTCAGCGGGAAGCTGCCGCCATGACCTCCTCCATGGCGCACCACCACCACGGCCTGCCCCCTCCGCACTGGGCGGCCGCCTTCCAGCACCTGCCGGCCGCCCTGCTGCAGCCCGGCGGCCTGCACGCAGCGGAGGCCGGCCCTTGCAGACTCTCCTCGGACGTGCCCCCGCACGGCTCCGCGCTGCTCACCGCCACCTTCGCCCACGCCGACGCCGCCCTCAGGGTCCCCTCCGCCGGCAGCATCGCTCCCTACGTCCCTCCTCTCTCCACCTCCCTGCTGTCGCTGTCGGCCACCGTGCACGCCGCGGCAGCGGCAGCCACGGCTGCGGCGCAGAGCTTCCCGCTGTCCTTCACCGGCGCCTTCCCCATGCTGCcgcccagcgccgccgccgccgtggCCGCGGCCACCGCCATCACCCCGCCGCTGGCCGTGTCCGCCGCTGCCAGCCCGCAGCAGGCCGGCGCCGGGGGCGGAACGAAACCCTACCGACCCTGGGGGACTGAAGTCGGAGCCTTTTAGGTCTGGCCGCGCACACAGCTCGTCCCACTCCATTCCCCGTGCATGCGCTCACCGCCACGAGCCGCGTCCCCACAGCCGCGCCGGGAGCCGGTGTGCCCTCACTGCAGGCGTCGGCGAGGACCTGGGGAGACACCTCCTTCTTCTAATTCTCCGTCTGTCTTGCTGGAGGCACCTCGAGGGAGCAGCAATGGCTTTTGTAACAGTGCAACCATACCGTCACATAGAGGTTTCCTGCAAAATACGTAGAAATACGTAGACATTAGAATTTACAGTTCTGCAGCTATGCATCCTTGTTTGGCAGAGAGGTGAGGGATTGCATCTACCAGGTCTCCCCAGGCTAGAAAAGGAGTTCCAGTTTCATAAGTGCCTGacattgaaaaaataataaatatatatatatatgtgtgtgtgtgtgttctgctAAAACAAATAACATTGCACAGGTATGGAAATGGTATGGGAGAGAGGGGAAATTCTGCATTCAGCTTCTGAGCTAGGATACTTTTCCAAGGCAGAGCGTGCTCTTGAAGgggagaggtttttttttagcCAAAAGATTGCCGAGGAAGAATGTTTAGTTTGACAGGCCTAGTTCTCTCTTCCTTAGTTCACTTTCTTTGTACAGACTTGCCAAATTGTGACGTCTAGCATAGCATTGGCAAAAGCAATTATCTTATCAGTGCTGGGATTAATGTGTTTCAGCACTGCCTGTGAGCCCTGAGGCACCCATTTTATGGCTTAAACATGGTGCTAGTTCCTATCTGCACAAACAGTGAATTTGTCATGCACCCAGAAGTAACCACCTATTTAAAGTGTGCACACTTGGATACAGTTGATTCATGCCAATACAAGAGACTCAGTGTTGTAAGAGTTCAACTTAACTTATTTAGCTGTATTTGGACATTTACTTTTAGCCAATTCAGTGCAAGATCCCTCTTCTTTTCACTATCAGCTTCTGGGAGAATGATCAATCTGGGTATGAATGAAGTTATGGTAGGGATGATTTTTAAATTGGCTATTAACATGCCAACATTGTAATGTGGGTTTGATTCCAAACCAAAATGAATGTATTAATGGGATGTGAGTAAATTATTTTGTCAATACCCAGATAACTAGTGCTGCATCAAATggtttgctttcattttttattacaGTGACTTAAAATAACCTAAGTATTTTAATACAACCAGTCAAGAACTAGagattttatgtaaaaaaataaaaataaaacacagcatgTATTATTATGCACttgatttctctgctgtgtgGAGAAAGCAATAAGCATTGAAAATGTTAAACATTATgcaaaatatactttaaaatatttgttttaaaaatactgtacCTAGTTGGTCTTTTATGCATTACTTTGTTAACCTTTTTTCTATGCAAAAGTCTTTACATATCACTAATTAAATGAAGTCCTTTTTGACTGCGTTTTATGGATGATTTGTTGCagtatttgtttgcttttgagGAATACTTGTGGACTCAGGGTTGTTTTCTGCCCCTGGTAACAAGCCTGTTGGCTGCTCTTCTGTTCCCCTTGCTCAGCCAGAAAGCCCATCTTGTCCAGCGTGCTCTAAAGTAGGCAGGGAAAAATTGCAAAGCAGCGTTGGTTTTCAGGCTTGCAAACTGGATCTGCATTGATGGTCTGCTTAATGATACAACCAAATCTTTTCATCCTGGGGAGCTCCAAAAGTCATTGAGGTTTCTAGGCTCAGCTTTCCAAAGGGTTGAGAAGGTGAAAATGTTAACCCAATGACATAATTAATCATGAATTTAATCATTAATTTATTAATCATAAATATATGGAATGAGAAGAGGTAGTTTTTACCTCAAGTTCTGGTCTTGTAACTTGACAGTTCTCACTGAGGCAAGGGTTTGTTATTGTTTCATCAAACCTGCTAAGCCCCTCTGTGGAAATTGTGGAAAGCTTTGTTTATAAGGATGAGGACAAAGTCTTGCATGTCTGAATGCTGAAATAACAGCTGGCAAGACCAAGGCATAGTAAAAGGGGATCACACTACAGCCAGAAAGATACTTCACCCATCATCAAAAGCAGCCTCAGCTTGGTGGCTCGCTCTGTATCATCCTTTCTCCCTCATACTAAACCTGGAACCCATCCCTGCCTCAGTCAGCTGGTTTCCAGCACTTAAGTGAGGTGGGGTTGTCattcacctgaaaaaaaaattgtgtaaaagagaagggagaagtCTTGCAGCCCCTACAGTGTTAATCAACCTTGGTATCTTTTGAAGTAGTGTTGTTTGGTGGGAAcatgatattttttttgttagggGCAGAAATGCTGTACTGCTGTTCTGGCATATTTAGTAGCATACAGATGAGGTATCATTTActtttaaatgtgtattttcaaggaaaagagGACATTAATGGCTGGTAGATAAAAAGTGGGGTTTATTTGCATGAAAGAGCAGGTTGCACCCCTACTTCACTGTAAGCTGTTAACTATTAACCTGCCCTCAAAGACCCTGGTAGGAGGTCTCCCAGGCATGTATCATCTTAAAAATAGACACCCACTGACTTGGTTCTGCCTAAGGTCTTCAATCTAATTGATGTGCCTCAAAACATCATTTGTTTCCTGAAAGGCAATATTCTGCCTTGTTCTAAAAAAATGGCAGTTTGAAAAGACACTGATTAGATACACACCAGGGATAGATTTGCACAGCCTGTTTGTGCTTatcccattttctctttcaaaaaacaGGCCAGATCCATGAGTTGCTGATGTCTCCTCTATTGCTTATTTTGTTGTCTTTTGGTTTCCACTATTTCTTGTTGTGTTGccttttggtttggtttgaatCAAATCATCTAGAGGACATGAGGAGCTCATCATTCCTGCTTATTCCTAGGCTGTTGGGAACATTACTTCTCTGAGAGAAGATGATGATTTTCTGAGTAAGAAATTAATGACAAAGACATGTATTTCACATGTGCTGTTGGAAAGAGATCAGAGGGTAATAGCTTCTGGTGGCTTTGATTGTAGCTGTGCTAACAGGTCAGAGCTGAAGGCGTCTAagcagtttgttttttaaaacagagcAAGGGAAATCTGTTTCCTTGGCATAACTGAGATACAAAAGTTAGGACttgtggctgtgtgtgtgcaacTCTACTTCAGCCCTTTTCTATCTATGCATTCAGTGATGAATAGACCTGGATGAAGAATAAAGTTagtaatttatataatttaagaGTAGATCATGTCACATGCCACAAGAACACAAGTTGGGCTGCTTGTTCAACAGTTAGCAGTTGGCTTTGACTAACTTTTCAATGGGTGAGTTTACAACTTTAAATTCCTGTTatcagaggatcaaagcaggTTATGCAATTTCTTagaatgtttttcttaaaaggaaaaaactaaaaaccaaTTCTGTCACTCAGCATTAGCAGGCTCGAAACCTTAGCCCTCAGCAATGCAAATAAAAAGCACTTAGGCTGCTGAGAGAAGATTATTACCCTAGAGAGGAGACAGGCAATTGAGAGGCGGTGCTGCCTGTCCTCCCTTTGCTGTGATTGCAAGTGGAGGAAATCCAGCATTATGCATTGCCTAGAAGAAAAACCGGCTACTGTGGCCGAGGGCCGAATGCATATATTCAAAATAGAATGATTGTCTCCTGGCTGGGACTACCTCTGCCTGAACAACTGCCAGGAGGTGCCAGCTCATGCTGCTGCCTCCTTAGTGTGAACCTTCAAAATGTTTGTAGCTATTTTGAGAGATGGTACTTCAATCAGGGTGTCATGAGATAAGCCTGGGACGTGGATTTTGGCAAATTCTTAGGGCTATTGTAAACAAGGAATCTCTTCTTTACAGGAGGAAAAGGTCACAAGCATCTTTTAGTCAAAAGATACAACAGAAAATATGTCAGAAAATACTGACATGTGAAGTGGACTTTTCCCAGCTCCGTAGTCACCAGCCTCATTAGTCATCTGCTTCTGTAGGCACAGAGAGCCTGAGATCACACAACTGAGCAGCTGAGGGATTGAGCTGGTAGTTTTAAGTTCGAGAAACGATGAAGGAATTGGTTATAGCTTTGCAAGGTTCATGTGTCCAAGCTTCATTTGTGTGAGGCCGTTTCATGAACCTGAGTTAATTTTACTCAACATTGAACTTTCTACTCATGCtctgcttctctgctttctcATTTTACACTGCAAATACTTGGACACTTTTTTTTACAGTGTGTAAAAGTCTCAGAGGAATGAGCAACACATCTGATCATAACCCTAAATGATAAGCAGAGGAGCACCAGGGAGGTGCTAGAAATGCTGAGATCTCCAGTCAAGAGTAAACCAAACCTTTCCTGATTTAtaaatgaaataacattttgaCAGATAATTGACAGATAGTTTCCATAAAATATGGAGAAGGTGTGGttggttttaatttgttttttttttatcctggtAATTGCTACTACTGGAAGTTGTAAAGTGCTATGAATGTGCAAACACAATCACTTAGTAATCATTCAGTTGTCAAAATGTTTGCCATGTTCTGAGTTGGGCACCAACTATCACTTTGGAGGGTGTAGGTCTCCCTTGTgtcctgtgtcacctctgtcagTCCTGTGCAGATGCCTGGGAAACCCGAGTTGCTTAAGAGGTATGATATATTTATGGCCAGGCAACTGAATTTCTCCTTATCTTGAATCATCTTTGGAGATACAAGACTTGAAGCTTAATCATATTTTCACATATGATCTAAATTTTTTTTCGAAAAATCAGACTCCTCACCAgaagaaacaataaaacagtGGTAAAATCATTTGGTGATAAGGCATTATCATCTATCACTCCCATAAAACTAAAACCAGTCAACACCTCAGTCAATACTAATTTTAGAAGTTCTCTTAATGCCCTGACTTCAGTAGTGGTGGTGATTATAAGATGATATCaatataatttgtttttgaagggatatttttctgcattcatGATGTCAATATAAATCTAGGACACATGAATTAGTGTTGTACCCTAGATACTCAAATATCAGAAGCAAAAGGAAGCGATtatgggaaataaaatgaaatatgtcTGGTTGAATTACTTTCAAGGTCTGAAGAGGCAGACTCCTTTTTTACAGATATACAACTGACAGTATTGAATTCAAGCAAAGCTAAATATTTTAGAGAATGTTTGAACAGTGCTATTATTTTTGCTGGAGGAAAGTCCTTCTGAGTTAGTGACTGAATTTTGCTTTCCACTCTGttaattttcaggatttttctcttttacaaagAAAGTTTTCAGGATGAAAAAATACCTTGAACTGAAATTGTGGTTGCTAGGAAATTTCAAACACTGTCTATGTGAACTGCAAGACCTCTGCACCCACTCCAGGAACAGTGTCTCAATGAAAGATGTAAAGAAAACTGTTTCACCTGTAAAGAATACTCATAGATATTACTGTGTGGTAAGTGAAAATTTAGCAAATGACTACAAGGCAATATATAAACCCAAGGAGACAAAATTGTAGTCATGCAAACGCCTACACTTTCCCCCCCTTACTTTTGATTCAACTCAGAACTCTGTATTTTTTCATATCTCAGACAGAAAAGTAACTTtaattttcttgagaaaaaCTACTCTCTCCCTCGAGgagtttaaaacaaaagttaGACATTTAAGGTACACTTTCACAACTTGATTAACAAGACAAGGTCTCTTGTGTGTTGATTGTTCACATAGCTCTTAATGTTACTTGCCAGCACAACCCTTGGCTTTATTATACAAGCCCTAAAATAAAGTGACATTGTTTTTCTCCCCAccccctctccctttttctaaatgtattttggtggaggagaaggaagtttattttcctgaagaggcactggggtggcaagggggagcagcagtgaggatgCTAGCTCATTGGGCACCAAGAGCATCTCCTTCTCTCTGGGAAGGCAAAGctgcttcctctccttttccctcccctgccctcttTCTGGGCAGCTGTCCCACTGGTTgtccccctccctcctttcccagcagaaaGGGGAGGCAACCTTAGAGAAAGGCCCTTGCCAGGCAGCCAccccagcaggggctggtggcGAGGACCAGCTGCCAGGGTGCGGTTTCAGTCCCTCTTATCACACTTTTTCATTTTGTCGGTCATAAAAGCTGAAGTGAATGTTTTCTGATAATTATCTCAGACCTTCAGCCGCAATCTACTGTGACCAATGTCTGTCTGCTTCCCTCCTCATGTTAACAAGAATCTGATACCTTCCCGGCTACAATGACTTTGACTCTTCAATTTGTTATTGCAGTTAGTGAATAAAAATGCTCCGAGCAGGaatctcaaaacaaaacaaataaaaccatttcTTGATACTGCTGAAAACTGACCTGCATGTGCCACCCTGTCCTCCTCCAAGGCCTGCTAAACTGACGAGAAAGATTCCCATTAGTAAATCACTATTGGATCATTAAACCTTTTTAAGGCAGTATGTGCCTTACCGAGAGAATGAGGATTACGacacagcagtggctgctgcccacCGACAATCATGGGAACCGACCTCAGTAATAAATCCATTAATTATCTGGCTCACTTTGACCGGTTCTCACGCCAGAGCCGCTCCTTTGATGTGACCGTCAAAACCCAAGGATGCCCAATAGCAGTTGccaccaacaaaacaaaagagaagtaATAATTCAATATGAATATGTAAGACCTGCTTGCCCATTTGCCCAGCTTTTGCAGTGGAGTGTTTCTGTGCCTGTGGTtcaaaatggaggaaaaaaaaaaaccattaaaagAAAGCTCTTTTTCTCCTATATATAACTTTCTTCTTCACTTTGAAGTGAAGAAGAACGAGGCATGTTAAAGATATCTTTTAGCTATTGTTGACATGCATGAGTTTTTCAGACCCTGTTGCTTTTCAAAATCAGTGTTACAGTTTATCACCAAAATGATTTAGGACTTTTCCTATGAAGGAACTGAGGATGTACTTCTGAGGGAAACAGAGGAACTATTCCTCTTCAATGTAATTATTTGTATAAACAAAATTCTTTGTCCTTTTAAGCCTCCTGCCTAAACCAAAGGACCAAAACTTTAGAGGATGcatttttgtctgatttttaaGTTCTTGGTGCCAAGCTACTTTTGAGTGTTCAAACACATCAGAAATACAACTTGTTTGTTAGTTCACTTCTTGGCTACTCACCTATAAAGTGGGAATAGTGTTAATTAATTATTGTCCTTGATCTTGTCTAATTAGACCTCAGACCCCAGGGGAAAGATTAGCTTCTAACTCATCATCATCTTGGGAGCACTTTTAACTCAAGTTTCTATCCCTTACTGTAAGCCTTTGGTTAATAGAAGATAGTAGATCTCCTGGAGCCCAGATGCTACCATGGGAGGCAAATTTCTGATGGCATAATGGATGACATGGAGGAAAAGCCCCTTTGAATGTATGACCAGAAGAGAAGACTCATCAAATTACATTTAATCCTTTGgctttttacttttaaataataaattgtaATAAAGTAGGTACAAGAGATTTTAAGATATACCTGGTTTAAGATACCTGGATTTTGCCCTCATCCAAGGCAGAACCACCACCCACCCACCACTCCTTTCTCACCAAAGACACTTGGGGAGATCATGATGGTAAACCCAAGAGACATCACTTCATAACTGGGTTTGGCACGTACACAGAGCTCCCTGTGAGCTTTGTAGCCAGCAGGGGAGTTGTGGTAATAGAAGATCAGGAGCTCATATTCGTCTTCTCACGTGATTCTGTTTGGTTACTTAAGGGAAGATGAGTGCAGTGTGGCAGGAGGGATGTGGCAGGCTACAGCAAGGACCTCTATTTTGATTGAACCAAGGCCACAGTCccaaaaaatctgaaactgaGACTTGCTGCCTGGCTTGGGGTGGTGAATGAACAAACTGCAAAACTTCACCCTGATTGAATTAGGCAGGTGGTTTCTTATCTGAGCAGACAGGAAGATCATTcctgttttttcatttattttgctggctctcttctgcagagctgaagcTTACTCAATTATGCCAGTTATGGAATACAGAGTtgtaatttctgtaaaaaagtTCCTTGCAGAGGATGCAGGGGCAGTTTGGGTGCACAGCCAAGAAGGCACCCTGCTGTGGCCACCCTccatcagccctgctgccttgtCCTTGTCTAAGTCTCTGCTATTCCCTGCTACATGCAGcagacagcagcaccagccagagCATGTGTTGTAATACCAGCTTATAGTCtgttattattttctgctttggggGGGAAACTGGCAcctcccagctctgttttcctgctaGCAAGACAAAAATTAGGCACAGCATAATAATGTTGTCAATATAGC belongs to Oenanthe melanoleuca isolate GR-GAL-2019-014 chromosome 3, OMel1.0, whole genome shotgun sequence and includes:
- the HEY2 gene encoding hairy/enhancer-of-split related with YRPW motif protein 2, translating into MKRPCEETTSDSDMDETIDVGSENNYSGQSNSSVIRSNSPTTTSQIMARKKRRGIIEKRRRDRINNSLSELRRLVPTAFEKQGSAKLEKAEILQMTVDHLKMLQATGGKGYFDAHSLAMDFMSIGFRECLTEVARYLTSVEGLDTSDPLRVRLVSHLSTCASQREAAAMTSSMAHHHHGLPPPHWAAAFQHLPAALLQPGGLHAAEAGPCRLSSDVPPHGSALLTATFAHADAALRVPSAGSIAPYVPPLSTSLLSLSATVHAAAAAATAAAQSFPLSFTGAFPMLPPSAAAAVAAATAITPPLAVSAAASPQQAGAGGGTKPYRPWGTEVGAF